Proteins from one Elgaria multicarinata webbii isolate HBS135686 ecotype San Diego chromosome 3, rElgMul1.1.pri, whole genome shotgun sequence genomic window:
- the GPR62 gene encoding G-protein coupled receptor 62, which produces MVNKTRINSTQGLDALGVSQFQEAIGIFFMVMLSVIALVANTAVMVVILKTPLLRKFIFVCHLCLVDLLSAIFVMPLGIISSSTCFNRVLYSIAECQTLIFLNVCFISASILTISVISIERYYYIVHPMRYEVKMTTRLAATVVLFIWIKSILMAGLALVGWPQDNGASSASKCTVFWSPGAHKKIFVIIFSTLCFILPTLIIFGVYGSIYKVARIASLQHVPAPSWTATPRQRSDSIHSQVTIITTRNVPPRLTPERLFGGNKAALTLVLIVGQFLCCWLPFFSFHLHCSITSASSIPGYGEIVVTWLAYSSFAINPFFYGLLNRQIREELAKLGRHCLSKPLTQELCISSPEGSIHENFLQFLQRTSCTTETRSSYVNSSPRNTLDQTAMGFRIPGQIPEETN; this is translated from the coding sequence ATGGTCAACAAAACTAGGATTAATTCTACCCAGGGACTGGATGCACTTGGGGTATCCCAGTTTCAGGAGGCCATTGGCATTTTCTTTATGGTCATGCTGAGTGTCATTGCCTTGGTGGCCAACACAGCAGTCATGGTCGTCATTCTCAAGACACCTCTTCTGAGGAAGTTCATCTTTGTCTGCCATCTCTGCCTAGTTGATTTGTTGTCAGCCATTTTTGTCATGCCCTTGGGGATCATCTCCAGCTCCACCTGCTTCAACAGAGTATTATACAGCATTGCTGAATGCCAGACCCTGATCTTTCTGAACGTTTGCTTCATCAGCGCCTCCATCCTCACCATCTCTGTTATCAGCATCGAACGGTACTACTATATTGTCCATCCCATGAGGTATGAAGTCAAGATGACGACTCGGCTGGCAGCCACTGTTGTGCTGTTCATCTGGATTAAGTCCATCCTCATGGCTGGTTTGGCATTGGTGGGCTGGCCCCAAGACAATGGTGCTAGCAGTGCCAGCAAATGTACTGTCTTCTGGAGCCCTGGAGCCCACAAGAAGATCTTCGTGATCATCTTCAGCACTCTCTGCTTCATACTGCCCACCTTGATCATCTTTGGTGTCTACGGCAGCATCTACAAAGTGGCCCGGATTGCATCCTTGCAGCACGTTCCTGCTCCATCCTGGACAGCCACTCCTAGGCAGAGGTCGGACTCCATCCACAGCCAAGTCACTATCATCACAACCAGGAATGTGCCACCCAGGCTGACCCCTGAACGTTTGTTTGGTGGGAATAAAGCGGCCCTGACATTGGTCCTGATTGTAGGCCAATTCCTGTGCTGCTGGCTCCCGTTCTTCTCCTTCCACCTACACTGCTCCATCACATCTGCCTCTTCTATCCCTGGTTATGGCGAGATTGTTGTGACCTGGCTTGCATATTCCTCTTTTGCTATCAACCCTTTTTTCTATGGGCTACTGAACCGTCAAATCAGGGAAGAGCTGGCCAAGTTGGGTCGACACTGCCTCAGTAAGCCCCTAACTCaagagctgtgcatctccagccCAGAGGGTTCCATCCATGAGAACTTCCTCCAGTTCCTTCAGAGGACCAGTTGCACAACAGAGACCCGTTCCAGCTATGTTAATTCCAGTCCCAGGAACACTTTGGACCAGACTGCCATGGGATTCAGAATTCCAGGACAAATCCCGGAAGAAACCAACTGA